From the Cydia pomonella isolate Wapato2018A chromosome 11, ilCydPomo1, whole genome shotgun sequence genome, one window contains:
- the LOC133522994 gene encoding uncharacterized protein LOC133522994, producing MAKVSIGALTMFNHEVQDWLVFKERLEQWFVANDIDATADKAKCKRRAILLSSLTEGSYKLLRDLALPKVVGTLEYDDLVKLLDNHLKSAKCGFAERNRFYSSTQKPTESMAEWVARIRGLAVDCGFSATTLDETLRDRFVLGMTPGHERDKLFTMDMEKLTISKALEVAERIQCARQGAAQASPAASSTLPCPDMPVYKMASVPRSARPGGAGGSFGSGSITQKPQVVCAACGYEGHEAATCKFSRYKCGKCGLKGHLRRVCPGKKVFRQNYIDGEYGDVDADTGDDVFAV from the exons ATGGCTAAAGTATCAATAGGAGCGTTAACCATGTTTAATCATGAAGTGCAAGATTGGTTAGTGTTTAAAGAACGTTTGGAACAATGGTTTGTGGCCAACGATATAGACGCCACGGCTGACAAGGCCAAGTGTAAGCGTCGGGCTATCTTGTTGAGCAGTCTTACCGAGGGTTCTTATAAACTGCTGAGGGATTTAGCATTACCCAAAGTCGTGGGAACCCTAGAGTATGATGACCTTGTGAAACTTCTTGATAATCATTTAAAATCGGCAAAGTGCGGGTTTGCGGAGCGCAACAGATTCTACTCGTCGACTCAAAAACCTACAGAAAGTATGGCAGAATGGGTAGCACGCATTCGTGGATTAGCGGTCGACTGCGGCTTTTCTGCCACGACTTTAGATGAAACTCTTCGAGATCGCTTTGTACTCGGTATGACGCCGGGGCACGAGCGAGATAAGCTCTTCACCATGGATATGGAGAAATTGACCATCAGCAAGGCATTGGAAGTAGCGGAGAGGATTCAGTGTGCTCGGCAGGGCGCTGCACAAGCGTCGCCAGCGGCGTCGAGCACGCTGCCATGTCCCGACATGCCAGTGTACAAGATGGCGTCGGTCCCACGTAGCGCGAGGCCCGGCGGCGCAGGAGGCAGCTTCGGTAGCGGCAGCATAACACAAAAACCACAAGTGGTTTGCGCGGCTTGCGGTTATGAAGGACATGAGGCGGCTACATGCAAGTTTTCTCGTTATAAGTGCGGTAAATGCGGTTTAAAAGGTCACCTACGGCGTGTGTGTCCAGGCAAGAAAGTGTTTCGTCAGAATTATATCGATGGTGAATATGGTGATGTTGATGCTGATACTGGCGATGATG TTTTCGCAGTGTAA